From the genome of Hathewaya histolytica, one region includes:
- a CDS encoding sensor histidine kinase gives MKNKILFTIMFFVILVLCDVVLANALCSVMGVNARKMIFKNVLFKVSLFCISKFKLFIILKIISRFINKNNLDIPPKYCYISMSILSTSLAILMVIDKISTLSSYYEPIYFVVLSIGILIINAFAHYIFLKLIKYHEKEILYNTIQIKNETMEKYYKEKEKNYQETRKLRHDFKNHILCISSLLENNNVDEAQKYIKSINKSISPCSSVIKSGNNIADAVLNQKLGEAKHHNIDMEVSAVVPKEIRIESIDLCAILSNTIDNAIEASMNIYDEVKRKINVKINPYKNYLHISVSNQVCTDPLIHIKKFRSTKKDSENHGLGTKIIQNIVEIYNGFIEYKCENTIFTVKILVLLKE, from the coding sequence TTGAAAAATAAGATATTATTTACAATAATGTTCTTTGTAATTTTAGTTTTGTGTGATGTGGTTTTAGCTAATGCATTATGTTCAGTCATGGGTGTTAATGCAAGAAAAATGATTTTTAAGAATGTTTTATTTAAGGTATCTTTATTTTGCATTTCTAAATTCAAGTTATTTATTATATTAAAAATAATATCTAGGTTTATTAATAAAAACAATCTAGATATTCCACCTAAGTATTGTTATATAAGTATGAGTATACTTAGCACATCTCTAGCAATTCTAATGGTAATTGATAAAATAAGTACATTATCATCTTATTATGAACCTATTTATTTTGTTGTATTATCTATTGGAATTTTAATTATTAATGCCTTTGCACACTATATATTTTTAAAGTTAATAAAGTATCATGAAAAGGAAATACTATACAATACTATTCAAATTAAAAATGAAACAATGGAAAAATACTATAAGGAAAAAGAGAAAAATTATCAGGAAACTCGTAAGTTAAGGCATGATTTTAAAAATCATATTTTATGTATATCTTCTTTATTAGAAAATAATAATGTGGATGAAGCACAAAAGTATATAAAAAGTATAAATAAATCTATTTCACCCTGTAGCAGTGTAATAAAAAGTGGTAACAATATTGCAGATGCAGTTTTAAATCAAAAACTAGGAGAAGCTAAACATCATAATATTGACATGGAAGTCAGTGCAGTTGTACCTAAAGAAATTAGAATTGAATCTATAGACTTATGTGCAATACTTAGCAATACCATAGATAATGCTATAGAAGCTTCTATGAACATTTATGATGAAGTTAAAAGAAAAATAAATGTTAAAATTAATCCGTATAAAAATTATTTGCATATATCAGTTTCTAATCAAGTATGCACCGATCCATTAATCCATATAAAAAAGTTTAGAAGTACTAAAAAGGATAGTGAAAATCATGGTTTAGGGACTAAGATAATTCAAAACATAGTGGAAATATATAATGGATTTATTGAATATAAATGTGAAAATACAATATTTACAGTAAAAATATTGGTACTGTTAAAAGAATAA
- a CDS encoding peptidase domain-containing ABC transporter: protein MGYKKYLVKQHDMTDCAAACLATVCMYYKKEISITKLRDVLGTDIKGTTLKGLEDGANRLGFDTRAIRVDKKGFKSKYTLPAIAHVITEEGLSHFVVIHKIKKDKVIILDPAKGVEKKEIDEFFENFDGILLLMIPNNEFSPGKNKNGGMLYKFISLLLPQKALFIYSIIASVILTTLGIASSFFNKILMDEILPYGLKNQLKIFVIGFLILGITQIILSAIRQYMLLYLSQKIDIPLLLGYFKHVYKLPMQFFTTRKVGDILTRFNDAFTIKNVLTSISLSLIIDVILATVSAVILYIMNSTLFIVILIITVISAALIYIFKEPYKKINLKQMEAGARLNSHIIESLKGVETIKVLAAEDKSIEKLEVQYIKNLKIAFKEGVLSNIQGSISSGVSAIGNLIMMYIGATLVIDGKITLGSLMAFTSLSDYFMEPIGRLISLQLSIQEASISLKRISEIYEVEKEQIEEDKIKLESVDGDIELENVTFRYGSRAPVLKDVSIKIPKGKKVALVGESGSGKTTISKLLLKYYNPEEGKIKISSYDIEELDIYSLRKSIAYVPQNIELFSGSIRENILLGKERASYEDIKNACENANCHSFIEKLPGKYDTFLDEAGGGLSGGERQRLALARALIKKSKFLILDEATSNLDFISEARIYDTLFVKGKDLTMLIIAHRLSTIRNCDLIYVMDSGKVVEVGDHETLLKEKGYYYKLYVSQVGELEHKNIEESDGNEDSYKMNIENENSMVGKLQEGEEYEYN from the coding sequence GTGGGATATAAAAAGTATTTAGTTAAACAACATGATATGACTGATTGTGCAGCAGCATGCTTAGCAACAGTCTGCATGTACTATAAAAAAGAAATAAGTATAACGAAATTAAGAGATGTATTGGGGACAGATATTAAAGGAACAACTTTAAAAGGATTAGAGGATGGAGCTAATAGATTAGGATTTGATACTAGAGCTATTAGGGTTGATAAAAAAGGTTTCAAAAGTAAATATACACTTCCAGCTATAGCTCATGTAATTACTGAAGAGGGACTTAGCCATTTTGTAGTTATACATAAGATAAAAAAAGACAAGGTTATTATATTGGATCCTGCAAAAGGAGTAGAAAAAAAAGAGATAGATGAGTTTTTTGAAAATTTCGATGGAATACTCCTTTTAATGATTCCCAATAATGAATTTTCACCAGGTAAAAATAAAAATGGAGGTATGTTGTATAAATTCATAAGTTTACTTCTACCTCAAAAAGCATTATTTATTTATAGTATTATTGCATCTGTAATACTGACTACTTTAGGAATAGCATCATCTTTTTTCAATAAAATACTCATGGATGAAATACTACCCTATGGGTTAAAAAACCAACTTAAGATATTTGTTATAGGTTTTTTAATTTTAGGTATTACTCAAATTATATTATCAGCAATAAGGCAATATATGCTTTTATATTTATCTCAAAAGATAGATATACCATTGTTACTTGGATATTTTAAACATGTTTATAAGTTACCTATGCAGTTTTTTACTACTAGGAAAGTTGGGGATATATTAACAAGGTTTAATGATGCTTTTACTATTAAAAATGTTCTAACATCTATATCTTTATCATTAATAATAGATGTTATATTAGCTACAGTTTCTGCAGTTATCTTGTACATAATGAACAGTACGTTATTTATAGTTATTTTAATAATTACAGTTATAAGTGCTGCCTTAATATACATATTTAAAGAACCTTATAAAAAGATTAATTTAAAACAAATGGAAGCTGGTGCAAGGTTAAATAGTCATATTATAGAAAGCTTAAAGGGTGTAGAAACTATAAAAGTTTTAGCAGCAGAAGATAAAAGCATAGAGAAGCTTGAGGTTCAATACATAAAAAATCTAAAAATAGCTTTTAAAGAAGGGGTATTATCAAATATTCAAGGATCTATTTCATCGGGAGTATCTGCAATAGGAAATCTTATTATGATGTATATTGGTGCAACCTTGGTTATAGATGGAAAAATTACATTAGGTAGCCTCATGGCTTTCACATCACTATCTGACTATTTTATGGAGCCAATAGGAAGATTAATTAGTCTACAGCTTAGCATACAGGAAGCTAGTATATCGTTAAAGAGAATTTCTGAGATATATGAAGTTGAAAAGGAACAAATAGAAGAGGACAAAATAAAATTAGAAAGCGTAGATGGAGATATAGAACTTGAAAATGTTACTTTTAGGTATGGTAGTAGAGCACCAGTCTTGAAAGATGTAAGTATAAAAATCCCTAAAGGCAAAAAGGTAGCTTTAGTTGGGGAATCTGGTAGCGGGAAAACAACTATATCTAAGTTATTATTGAAATATTACAACCCAGAGGAGGGAAAAATAAAAATTTCTAGTTATGATATAGAAGAATTAGATATTTATTCATTGAGAAAATCTATAGCTTATGTACCTCAAAATATTGAACTTTTTTCTGGTTCAATTAGAGAAAACATACTTCTAGGTAAGGAAAGGGCTAGCTATGAAGATATAAAAAATGCTTGTGAAAATGCAAACTGCCACTCCTTTATAGAAAAACTTCCAGGAAAATATGATACTTTCTTAGATGAGGCTGGGGGTGGGTTATCAGGAGGAGAGAGGCAAAGGCTTGCTCTTGCAAGAGCGCTTATAAAAAAATCAAAATTTTTAATTCTTGATGAAGCTACTAGTAACTTAGATTTTATTAGTGAGGCAAGAATTTATGATACTTTGTTTGTTAAAGGAAAGGACCTAACAATGCTTATAATAGCACATAGGTTATCTACTATAAGAAATTGTGACCTTATATATGTAATGGATAGCGGAAAGGTAGTAGAGGTAGGGGATCATGAAACACTTTTAAAGGAAAAAGGTTACTATTATAAGTTATATGTAAGCCAAGTAGGAGAATTAGAACATAAGAATATTGAAGAATCAGATGGAAATGAAGATAGTTATAAAATGAATATTGAAAATGAAAATTCCATGGTGGGAAAGTTACAGGAGGGTGAAGAATATGAATACAATTGA
- a CDS encoding zinc metallopeptidase yields MRITMIFVLFILVTLGMYISTVKIENVLKDAKEVSCDSTAYHELFSFFSQYNKNHNKNSILIEERKIFQYRMRDNSIGIKTLESKTASDIIPSLHEAGHYISINRSKRYKRVYKIYVNLVALNRLLIIPLILMVLIVKLTNIGEGNLIEIQHYYLPTLLIIFSIISLFKLTIGMKEEYSASEKAYRYITIKGNGTLNLLAKNIYIFSFLQQLFMSLTCIMGIFLFWMFT; encoded by the coding sequence TTGCGGATAACTATGATTTTTGTCTTATTTATTTTAGTGACTTTGGGAATGTATATTTCAACAGTAAAAATAGAAAATGTTCTTAAGGATGCAAAAGAAGTTTCTTGTGATTCAACAGCGTATCATGAATTATTTTCGTTTTTTAGCCAGTATAATAAAAATCACAATAAGAATAGTATTCTTATTGAAGAACGAAAGATTTTTCAATATAGAATGCGAGATAATTCTATTGGGATTAAAACTCTTGAGAGTAAAACAGCATCTGATATAATACCTAGTTTGCATGAAGCAGGTCATTATATATCTATTAATAGAAGTAAGAGGTATAAGAGAGTATATAAGATATATGTTAATCTTGTAGCCTTAAATAGATTGTTGATTATACCACTTATTTTAATGGTGTTAATTGTAAAACTTACTAATATTGGAGAAGGTAATTTGATAGAAATCCAACATTATTATCTTCCTACTTTATTAATTATATTTAGCATCATATCTTTATTTAAGTTGACTATAGGAATGAAAGAGGAGTATTCTGCAAGTGAAAAGGCTTACAGGTATATTACTATAAAAGGAAATGGTACATTAAATCTATTAGCGAAGAATATCTATATATTTTCCTTTTTACAGCAATTATTTATGTCTTTAACGTGTATTATGGGGATATTCTTATTTTGGATGTTTACATAG
- a CDS encoding HlyD family secretion protein, which yields MKVYSLNEITDSKLLYDKKPPRFMNYIILVVLILIICFIVWSAKSVKTFVVKGQGVISTEKKSNIMAKVSGEIKESYIEEGKEVKEGDLLLVFNSPEPKYQLQQIDGQIKILDKKIKLLKRAEKEATKGKNTFNKKDSDEVEFYNKLVNSYVRLEEYKVDEEALKKQEYTDEQIQKYKEQAKNKKDQLYYDTIISFTNDRKQLEMEKSRLETQKVSITKSTEEYKLCASSSGKVHLNTPIKKGIVLHGGALIGTIATTDKDIIVETLIPSTDRPRIHKNDDVSLAVGGLNQAEYGTLKGKVISIDEDATIDTEKGNIFFKVKVKPERNYLKDKKGEKIKLTLGMVTETRVKYEKITYMKYFIEQIGIKFD from the coding sequence GTGAAGGTCTATAGTTTAAATGAAATAACTGATAGTAAACTACTATATGATAAAAAACCTCCCAGGTTTATGAATTATATAATACTAGTTGTACTAATACTAATTATTTGTTTTATTGTATGGAGTGCAAAGTCAGTGAAGACTTTTGTAGTTAAAGGACAAGGTGTTATAAGTACTGAGAAAAAAAGTAACATAATGGCTAAGGTATCTGGGGAGATTAAAGAATCCTACATAGAGGAAGGTAAGGAGGTTAAAGAAGGAGATTTACTTTTAGTATTTAATTCTCCAGAACCTAAATATCAACTGCAGCAAATAGATGGACAGATTAAAATTTTAGATAAAAAAATTAAGCTTTTAAAAAGAGCAGAAAAAGAAGCAACAAAAGGAAAGAACACTTTTAATAAAAAGGACTCAGATGAAGTGGAGTTTTACAATAAACTTGTAAATAGTTATGTGAGATTAGAAGAATACAAGGTAGACGAAGAAGCACTAAAAAAACAGGAATATACAGATGAGCAAATACAGAAGTATAAGGAGCAGGCAAAAAATAAAAAAGATCAATTATATTATGATACTATAATTTCTTTCACTAATGATAGAAAACAATTAGAAATGGAAAAAAGCAGGTTAGAAACACAAAAAGTATCTATTACAAAGTCTACTGAAGAGTATAAGTTATGTGCATCTAGCAGTGGCAAGGTTCATTTAAATACACCTATTAAAAAAGGAATAGTACTTCACGGTGGAGCCTTAATTGGAACCATAGCAACTACTGACAAGGATATTATAGTAGAAACACTTATACCAAGTACAGATCGACCTAGAATACATAAAAATGATGATGTATCACTTGCAGTAGGGGGATTAAACCAAGCAGAATATGGAACTTTAAAAGGCAAAGTTATATCTATAGATGAAGATGCAACTATAGATACTGAAAAAGGAAATATATTCTTCAAAGTTAAAGTAAAACCTGAAAGAAACTATCTAAAGGATAAAAAGGGAGAAAAAATAAAATTAACACTAGGAATGGTAACAGAAACAAGAGTAAAGTATGAAAAGATAACATATATGAAATATTTTATAGAACAAATAGGAATTAAATTTGATTAA
- a CDS encoding LytR/AlgR family response regulator transcription factor — MIKIGICDDDKVILNYEYGKVKHITDKLRKDVYIKKFHHGNDIICEGINEANDFDILFLDIDMPGLNGFEIAEGIRKFNDNLIIIFLTSMEELVYGSFKYNPFRFIRKQNLDDELTEVLRSAIKVIESRTLHQYIFKTEGGYVKFSLDDILYVKCINRKVYIKTKARQFALIGVKFKDVVVKYFLDKDFVMVHRSCVVNIKYFFSIDKEDITLDNGEKLQMSRYKVNDVKKAFMMYAGETI, encoded by the coding sequence ATGATTAAGATAGGAATTTGTGATGATGATAAAGTTATACTAAATTATGAGTATGGTAAAGTAAAACATATTACAGATAAACTGAGAAAGGATGTATATATCAAAAAGTTTCATCATGGGAATGATATTATATGTGAAGGTATCAATGAAGCTAATGATTTTGATATTTTGTTTTTAGATATAGATATGCCAGGGCTTAATGGTTTTGAAATAGCTGAAGGTATAAGAAAGTTTAATGATAATTTAATTATAATATTTTTAACTTCAATGGAGGAGTTAGTTTATGGATCTTTTAAATATAATCCTTTTAGATTTATAAGAAAGCAGAACTTAGATGACGAACTTACAGAAGTATTACGTTCAGCGATTAAAGTAATTGAGAGTAGAACATTACATCAATATATTTTTAAGACTGAAGGGGGATATGTAAAGTTTTCTCTTGATGATATTTTATATGTTAAATGCATAAATAGAAAAGTATATATAAAGACTAAGGCGAGACAGTTTGCGTTAATAGGTGTTAAGTTTAAGGACGTAGTAGTTAAATATTTTTTGGACAAGGATTTTGTTATGGTACATAGAAGTTGTGTAGTTAATATTAAATATTTTTTTTCTATAGATAAAGAGGATATAACCTTAGATAATGGAGAAAAGCTACAAATGAGTAGGTATAAAGTAAATGATGTTAAGAAGGCATTTATGATGTATGCAGGAGAAACAATATGA